The sequence ATTAGTTTATCTAATAATAAACTAAATAGTAATGTATATGATACATATACTAAAGACTTGCTATTTAAGTTTGTAAGAAGCTATGGAAGCTCGAGTAATCGGCTTAAAGAGATAGCAAGCATAAATTCTATTGATATAGAAAAAGATATTTACGGCAATATAAAATATGATTTTCTAAGTATAAAGTCTGATAAAACACAGTCCAGGGTAAATATTTTGAGATTTTTTAAACCTGGAGAAATTCTGAATTTTATATTAACTCACTAACTAATCTCCTCATATAACTCAATGACTCATCAACAAAAAGCTTATTTCTTAGCTTTTTGTTTTTTTGTGTCTTTCGGTCTATGTCTAAAGGTTTTAATATGCCCCAATTGCTATTTATTGGCTGAAAATTCTTATGCTCAGGAAATGTAATATAACTGCATAATGCGCCAAGCATAGAAACAGAATCAAGTTGTATAGGTTTTTTATCGTTCAAAAATCTACCGAGGTTGATTCCTGCAAGTAATCCTGTAGCGATAGATTCAGTATAGCCTTCAACTCCTGTTATTTGTCCTGCAAAATACAGATCTTCTCTTGATTTTGTTTGAAGGGTTGATTCTAGCACAGTTGGGCTATAGATAAAGGTATTTCTATGCATAACTCCAAATCGTATAATTGAAGCATTTTCAAGACCTGGTATGCTTTGAATAAGTTCTTTTTGGGCTCCCCATTTTAAGTTTGTCTGGAAACCGACTAAATTATATAGTGTTGCAGACATATTATCCTGTCTCAACTGAACTACGGCATAATGTTGTTGATTAGTTCTCGGATCAATTAATCCTACCGGTTTCATCGGTCCATATCTTAAAGTATCTTTGCCTCTTGATGCCATTACTTCGATTGGCATGCAGGATTCGAAAAATTTTGAACCCTTTTCAAATTCTTTTAACTCAATTTTAGGGGAATTAGTTAAAATCTCGTAAAACCTGTTATACTTTTCCTCATTCATTGGACAGTTAATGTATGAGGCTTCTCCTTTTCCATATCTGCTTGCCCAAAAAGCTATATCAAAATTTATAGAATCTTTCTCAACTATTGGTGCAATTGCATCAAAGAAGTATAAGTGATTTGATCCTGTAAAGTCAGAAATTGACTTTGAAAGCGCATCTGATGTTAATGGCNNNNNNNNNNNNNNNNNNNNNNNNNNNNNNNNNNNNNNNGTTATTTCTTCTCTAATCACGTTAATATTTGGGTTTGAATTAATTAATTCTGTGATTTCTTGAGCAAATAATTCTCTATCAACAGCAAGGGCATTTCCTGCCGGAACTCTGCATTTATCTGCAATATTCATTAAGAAAGAATCTAGAATTCTTAATTCCTGCTTTAATAGTCCACTTGCAACTTCCATATCATTTGATCCAAGACTATTGCTGCATACTAATTCTCCCAAATTCTCCGTATGATGAGCCCCTGTAGCCTTGTTAGGGCGCATTTCATACAAATCAACTTTTATGCCTTGTTTGGCTAATTGTAAGGCAGCCTCTGTTCCGGCTAATCCTCCACCTATTACTATTATTTTCAATTTTTATAAGTTTTCTAGTTAATTAATTGTATTTAATATATATTAAATTTAGTGTGGTGCCAATGGTAATGTATCATTATAATTTGACATATATACAAAAGTATACAAAATCCAAGGTGTAAACCATTTTGAACCCCCATCAAGTAATGTTTTTATTGCTTCTTTCGAATTTTTGACTTTTATGAGGCCTCGGTTAGAGGTTAAATTATCATAGACATCGCAAATCATAACTATTTGGCTATATAAGCTTATTTGCTCACCCGATATTCCATAAGGATAACCGGATCCATCATTTTTTTCGTGATGTTCAAGAGCAACTAATGCTATACTTTCCGATAATCTCATTTCTTTTTTTAGTATTCTGTATCCCACTTGAGGGTGTAATTGGATTAATTTTGATTCTTTTGATGTTAAAGCTTGTTTTTCTACAATTTCTTTTGGGATTTTTAGTTTCCCAATATCGTGTAGCATTGCTGCCAATGCAACATCTTTGATTTGTGAATCATTAAGTTTTAATTTATAAGCTAGAGCTGTACTTAAAACAGCAACGTTAATACCATGAGTATAGTTGTACTCTCCATAAACTTTTAACTGTGATTTATATATCAGGTCGTCTATGGTAAGCAAAGTTTCTTCTACTATTTGATCTCTTACATCTAGATAAATATCTTTGCTGTCTTCTGCACTATCTCCAATCACAGTGTTAATAGCTTTTTTATAATCATTCTTGATAGATAATTGAGATTTTACAGGTATACAACTTAACTCATTTTCATATGTTATATGTTCAAAGGGGATAGAAGATTTTGGTTCGTCATCTCCTCCTTCATAATCTAGTTTATGTTTAGTTTCTTCTAGCTTTTTTTCGTATTCATGAGCTAATTTTTCTTTTTCAGGATCTTTGGGTTTTGTTTGAGACTTTCGTCTTTTTGGTTCTTTTATCTGAATTTCTTCAAGATATATTTCATCTTCATCAGTAGATTCTTCAATTATATCTTCTTCAGATTCTACATCCTGATATTCGATGACATCTTCTTCTAGTTCTTCTCTGACATCAGCATATAAGGAGGAAACGTATCTCAGCTTAAGCAACTTACCAGGAGTGATTTCCTCTCCTGCTCTTAAAATTATCTCTTCATTTTCATTGTATAGATCAAAAGGAAGAATCTTATAACTTGATATTTCCTCGACTGAAATTAACCGCAATTTTGAACTCCTTCAAAATTTAATGTAAATATTATAACTATTTTGTGAAAAATATAAATTTATATTTTATTCCCACTCAATTGTACTTGGGGGCTTAGAAGAAATATCATAAACTACTCTATTAATTCCTTCAACTTCATTTATTATACGACTTGAAATCAATCCTAACAAGTCATAAGGAATTTTCACCCAATCTGCTGTCATGCCATCCAGGCTGTCTACAATTCTGAGTGCTGCAACGTTTTCGTAAGTTCTTTCATCCCCCATTACGCCCACAGACTTAACTGGGAGTAATACTGCGAATGACTGCCAGATTTTATCGTACAAATTGGCTTTTTTAATTTCTTCAACCACGATTGTATCTGCTTTTCTGAGAATTTCAAGTCTTTCTTTTGTTATCTCACCTATAATTCTTATAGCCAGACCTGGCCCTGGAAATGGTTGTCTGTTAATAATTTCAAGAGGAATATCAAGTTCTTTTCCGACTAATCTGACTTCATCTTTAAAAAGTTCTCTAAATGGTTCAACTAACTTTAGATTCATTTTTTCCGGTAAACCGCCTACATTATGATGGCTTTTAATAGTTACAGAAGGCCCTTTAAATGATACGCTTTCAATTACATCAGGATACAAAGTTCCTTGAGCTAAGAATTCTACATTTTCGATCTTTTTAGCTTCTTCTTCAAAAACTTTAATAAATTCAAATCCGATTGTTTTACGTTTTTGCTCAGGATCAGTAATATCTTTTAAAGCATTAAGAAATCTTTCTTCTGCATCTACATAAATAAGGTCTATGTGAAAATTATTTCTAAAAACATTGACTACTTTTTCTGCTTCATTTGCTCTTAATACACCATTATTGACGAAAATACATTTAAGTTGATCGCCAACGGCTTTATGTAATAAGACTGCTGCAACTGATGAATCAACGCCACCGCTTAAGCCGCAAATTATATTTTTATCACCAACTTTTTCTCGAATTTCTTTAATTTGAGTTTCAATAAAGCTTTTCATATTCCAATTTGAGTCACATTGGCAGGTTGAAAATATGAAATTTCCTAAAATTTCTATTCCATTATTTGTATGTGCTACTTCCGGATGGAATTGAACCCCGTATAGCTTTCTCTGATAATCAGCAATTGCAGCAAAAGGAGTATTATTGCTCAATGCTAATTGGGTAAAACCATCTGGAACCTGGTCTACTTTATCCCCATGACTCATCCAGACTGGTAATTCAGATGCATCGATATTATCAAATAATCCGGTAGTATTTTTAATCTCAATAACAGCTCTTCCATATTCTCTTTTGTTAGAATAGCCAACTTTACCGCCTAACAAGTGAGACATAAGCTGCATGCCGTAGCAGATTCCTAATACTGGAATACCTAAAGAAAATATTTCTTTGCTGCAAATTGGTGCATCCTGATCATATACACTTGATGGACCGCCTGATAGGATTATTCCCTTTGGGTTAAATTTTATTATTTCTTCTAAACTGTAATTAAACGGGTGAATTTCGCTATATACTTTTTGTTCTCTTATTCTTCTTGCAATTAGTTGTGTATATTGAGAGCCAAAATCTAAAATAAGAATTTTATCTAAATTACCTACTTCCAGCATTATTCCATCCTCATGTCCGCTAATTACTATTTAATCCAGTCTATAATTGGGTGCTTCTTTGGTTATAATTACGTCGTGTACGTGACTTTCTTTTAGTCCAGCCTGAGTGATTTTTACAAATCTGGATTTTTCTCTTAATTCCTGTAAATTTTTTGCTCCAATGTACCCCATACCTGATCTTAAGCCACCAATAAGCTGATATATGCTTGATGATAAGCTGCCTCTATATGGTACTTTTCCTTCAATTCCTTCAGGTACAAGCTTTACATCATTATCTTCATGGCTTTGGAAATATCTGTCTTTGCTGCCTTTTTTCATAGCACCGATTGATCCCATGCCACGATAGAGTTTATAACTTCTTCCTTGATAAAGGATAGTTTCTCCGGGGCTTTCTTCTGTTCCTGCGAATAGGCTTCCAATCATTACTGAGCAGGCACCTAATGCTAAGGCTTTTACAATATCACCTGAATATTTGATACCGCCATCTGCAATTATAGGGATGTTATACTTATTAGCGATTTTTTGAGATTCCATAATGGCAGTAACCTGAGGTACGCCAACTCCGCTAACAATTCTTGTTGTACATATTGATCCTGGACCTACTCCAATTTTTATAGCATCAACTCCCGCTTTAATTAGAGCTTCTGCTGCTTCTCCTGTTGCAATATTTCCTGCAATTAATTGTATGCTTGGAAATATTTGTTTCACTCCTCTAACAGCGTTTACTACATTTTGGGAATGTCCGTGCGCTGTATCTATGCAAATAACATCGACCCCTACGTTAAGTAAGGCTTGAATTCTTTCATCTCTATCATTTGCTGGGCCAACTGCCGCACCTGTTCTTAGTCTTCCTAAATTATCTTTACAGGAATGAGGATACTGTATTGCTTTTTCAATATCCTTAATCGTAATTAAGCCTTTTAGTTCGTAATTATCGTTTATAACAAGGAGTTTTTCTATTTTATTTTTATGTAATAGTTTTTTAGCTTCTTCAAGAGGGGTTCCAACAGGAGCTGTAACCAAATTTTCTTTGGTCATTACATCTTCTATTTTTTGTCCCAAATTGGTTTCAAATCTTAAATCCCTGTTTGTTAAAATACCCACTAACTTACCATTTTTAGTTATTGGGAGTCCTGAAATAGAGAATTTCCTCATTACTTCAAGAGCTTCATATATTTTTTGCTCAGGATCCATCGTAATTGGGTCTGCTATCATACCGCTTTCGGATTTTTTTACTTTTTCTACTTCGAGCGCCTGCTCTTCTATAGACATATTTTTATGTATAATGCCTAAACCACCTTCTCGCGCAATGCTAATAGCAAGCCTTGAGTCAGTTACAGTATCCATTGCAGCACTGATAATTGGTATATTTAAATCTATCGATTGTGTTAATTTTGTTGATATATTGACGTCTTTTGGTAATACATCAGATTCCTGAGGCAAAAGCAGGATATCATCAAATGTCAGCCCTTCTATAATTTTGTTGTCGATCATATTCCACTCCCACTATTGTAAAGTATTTAATATTTATAACACTTATTTAAGTTTTTGTGTATTTTTATACAAAAAATCCTCTTATTTAGAGGATTTTAGTTATTTGCATTGTCGTCTTGCTCAAAGATTGAGTTGTAGACATTATCAAAGCGTTTGTCTTCCATTGAGGCAATCAGCTCATCGATATTTTTTATTTTATCTAGAGCAAATGATATTTCAGCGGTTAGAACGCATTCATTGCAAAGTAGATGTTCATTGTAAGTTACTGATCCTGCAAGAAACTTTTCTTCACCGCAGCACTGGCATTGAAAGCTTTCATAAGCTGATTCTGGTGATTCCTCAATATCATCGATTTTCATCTGTTCTACGGTTTTTTGAAGAGATTCTATGACTTCCAGGTTTTTTTCTTTATTCATATCGAATTCCTTTTTTATAGTATTAACTAAAACTACAAATGTGTAAAGTTTTAGCAAATAAATGTTAAATAAGATTTGTTGTGTCTGGTTTTATTTTGTATTGTTAAATCCTGACAGTAAGAAGTATCTAATATTGTCTTATATTCCACATATAAGGCTATACTAAATTATACTATTTATAATTAAATTAGGCTAATTTAAGCTACTAAATCTAAACCTATTCTAATTTTTTTAGCTTCTTCTTGTACTTCCGGATCCAGTAATGAATGTAGTGTTGATTGTAGTTTATCAGCTAGAAGTTCAGCGAGTGTTCTCTCTCCAAGAACAAAATCTGGGCCAATAACATCCTTCCCTGCTTTTATATAATTATTAATAGTGTTTTTATCTGACATCATAATAGTCCTGGGATCAGGGCTTCGATATCCCTGAAACGGGATATTATTTTTTAGTAGGATTAAGCGAGATATAGAGTTGGTCATGATAATAACCTCCTCAGTCTTAATAATTGTTTAACGATCAGTATATGAGAGCTATATGGGAAATATTGTTTTGTTTTATTTTTAGTATTAGAGGTATTCATAGTTTAATGTTATATAAAGGTTGTTAGAATTTTATGAGTAATATGTGAAAGTTTAGTAAGAAAAGTGAAATTAAATAAAAGAAATTTATTAAGCTAATAATATAAGATAGTAATAAATATGCTAAAATGTACAGGTGGTGGTATTCTGGCAACTTGATGGAGGATTATTTTATTAAAGTATACGGCAAATTAACTGGTCTTAAAAAAAGTCAGATTTCACAATTAGAAAAATTGTATAGAAAAAAGATTCAGGCTAATCAAATTATTACATTTGAATTGGCTGAAACGATAGCAGAAATTAGTCATGAAATAAACAAAGAAGTCGCTATTATTATAAATAGACGAGGACAGATAATAAATATTACTGTTGGCGATGCTAGTAGTATAAGTCTTCCCAAATTTAAAAATGTAAGAGAAGGCATATCCCGATTATGTGGTCTCAGATGCATTCATACTCACCCTGATGGTAGTTCAAAATTAAGCAAACTTGATTTAACAGCTTTAGCAGGCTATAGATTTGATGCTATTGCTGCTATTGGGGTTGATCCTGAAAGTAAATTCAGTAAAAAGTTTGGAGACAATCCTAAATTTGCTGATTCTATAGAAATTGCACATTTAGTGCCGGGTAAGGATGAAGCAGGAAATCTCTGGAGAATTATAGGTCCAACTACTGTCAGAAAAGCAAGTCTGGAAGATTTTGAAAAGCAACTCGAAGAGATCGAATATGAGTTTTCAAAAAGTGATAGTCTAATTATATCTTCAGATGAAGAAAGGGCTATATTAGTTAGTTTACAGACTCAGGAACTAAGTGACTTTCAGACAAAAGACTCCTTATTTGAACTTAGTCAACTAGCTATTACAGCAGGAGCTGAAGTTTTGGGAGAAGTTGTTCAGAAAAAAGCTACTCCTGATTCTGCGACTTATATTGGTTCAGGAAAAGCCAAAGAAATAGCTCTTTTAGTTCAGGAAAAAGCGGCTAATATCGTAATTATTGATGATGAACTTTTACCAAGGCAGCAGAAGACTTTAGAAGATATTATCGGAGTCAAGACTATAGATAGAACCGAATTAATTCTTGATATTTTTGCTCAAAGAGCTAAAACCAGAGAAGGAAAACTTCAGGTAGAACTTGCTCAGTTAAAATATTTATATCCACGCCTTGTTGGAGCAGGTTTATCATTAAGCAGGCAAGGTGGCGGAGGAATTGGTGGTGGAATTGCTACCAGGGGCCCTGGTGAAACTAAGCTGGAAATTGATAGACGTAGAATTAGAGAAAAAATCAATATTCTTGAAGCAGAAGTAGAACAGATAAAAGCCCAGAGGAATTATCAAAGACGTCAGAGACAAGCTAATAAGGTTCCTGTTGTTTCTATAGTCGGATATACAAATGTAGGTAAATCCACATTGTTAAACGCTTTATCAGATTCTGATGTGCTTGTCGAGAATAAACTTTTTGCTACTTTAGATCCTACTATCAGAAAAATTAAGCTTCCCGATTTATCTACTGCCCTATTAACAGATACAGTTGGTTTTATACAAAGGTTACCGACTTCTCTTGTTGCTGCATTTAGAGCAACATTAGAAGAAACTTCACAGGCTGATGTGATAGTGCATGTGATTGATCCGATTCATCCGGCATGTAATGAACATATAGATACTGTTTATGAAATTTTAGTAGAGTTAAATGCTTATGATAAGCCTATAATTACTGTAATTAATAAGTCTGATCTTATTAAGGATGAAAGTGTTCTTGATGAATTGCTTGATAAAGTTCCTAATCCTGTTACTATTTCAGCTCTCAACAGAAAAGGATTTGGAAAACTGTTGATTAAAATTCAGCAAATCCTTGCTGAGCAAAAAACTCCTGAGTTAAGGACGTAAATATTTACACATTTTTTCATATGTCATCACGAGGTGGCTAAGCCACTCTTCTCAGTCATCAATCCTTCTAATAATACGCAATGCCATCACGAAGTGCACTATCATTAGTCATCAATCATAGTCTAATTACCAAGATTAATGAATTTAAAAAAGGTGACTGTATCACCGTGCTGATCTTTCCAATTCTGAATAATAGCTTTTAATAGTAAAATAGATAGATTGCCACAGATTCCTTCGGAATCTTCGCAATGACAATGGGTGTTTTTTTGATTAATGCTGTATATTTTTTATTTTCTGGATAATTTCTTAGTTCAAAATTAATATTTTTGTTCCACATTTGTATCTTTAAATTGAAATTTCTTCGCAGTAAAATAGGGTTGCTTAGAATATGAGTGTTTTTATCGTTGTCTAATTCAGGAGTTTTTTGAAAATTGAAAGCAGCTGTTTATAAACAAAAAAAAGTCGAGGTTGTTGATATAAATAGGCCTGTATTAACCGATAATGGGGCTATTATAAAAGTGCGCGGTTGTGGGCTTTGTGGTTCAGATATTGTGAAATATAAAGAAGATCTTGTTCCAACAGGCACTGTTTTAGGGCATGAAGTAGTAGGCGAAATTGTAGAATTAAGAACAGAAAATGAGAATTTCAAGGTTGGTGATAAAGTAGTACTTGGACATCATGTTCCTTGTTTTCAATGTAGATATTGTAAAAATGAAAGTTATTCAATGTGCAGGAATTTTAAGGAGTCTAACATAATTCCTGGCGGGTTTGCCGAGTATATTTATGTATCAGCTGCTCATTTAGATAGTACTATTTTTAAAATTAATGGTGAATTATCAGATATAGAGGCGTCTTTTACTGAGCCTGTGGCATGTTGCTTAAGAGCTATTAAAAGAGCAAATATCGGTGTTGGCGATAATGTATTTATCATTGGTCTTGGCTCTATTGGTTTAATTATGGGACAACTGGCAAAGCATTATGGTGCCAGAGTTGCAGGATGTGATTTATTAGATGAAAGAATTTCTTTGGCACTTGAGCTGGGATTTGATGAGGCTTATAAATATACAACTCTTGAAGAAACCAGAAATCTTTATATGTTGAAAACTAACCATATAGGTGCAGATAAGGTATTTCTTACTTCCGGTAGTTTAAGTACGATACCTTTAGCTGTAAGTTTAGTAATAGATGGAGGAGTGGTAGTTGTATTTGCCAGTGTTCCTTCTGAAGAAGGAGTGTTTGCCAATAATGACATTTATTATAGAGAATTAACAATAATGGGCAGCTATTCTCCCTCTCCACAGGATTTGTGCGATTCGTTAAATCTTCTGAAAAATAATATAATTAAAGTAGGCAATTTTACTACGGCTTACGATTTAAATAAAATAGATGAAGCAATTAATGACACGGTAACAAATAAAATAATTAAGGCGTATATTAAGCTATGACAACAATGAATGCAGTACTCTTTTATGAACCGGGAGTTGTTAAGTATAAAGAAATTGATGTTCCTGATTTAGAAGTTGGAGAGGTTTTAGTTAAA comes from Candidatus Melainabacteria bacterium RIFOXYA2_FULL_32_9 and encodes:
- a CDS encoding glutamine-hydrolyzing GMP synthase; the encoded protein is MLEVGNLDKILILDFGSQYTQLIARRIREQKVYSEIHPFNYSLEEIIKFNPKGIILSGGPSSVYDQDAPICSKEIFSLGIPVLGICYGMQLMSHLLGGKVGYSNKREYGRAVIEIKNTTGLFDNIDASELPVWMSHGDKVDQVPDGFTQLALSNNTPFAAIADYQRKLYGVQFHPEVAHTNNGIEILGNFIFSTCQCDSNWNMKSFIETQIKEIREKVGDKNIICGLSGGVDSSVAAVLLHKAVGDQLKCIFVNNGVLRANEAEKVVNVFRNNFHIDLIYVDAEERFLNALKDITDPEQKRKTIGFEFIKVFEEEAKKIENVEFLAQGTLYPDVIESVSFKGPSVTIKSHHNVGGLPEKMNLKLVEPFRELFKDEVRLVGKELDIPLEIINRQPFPGPGLAIRIIGEITKERLEILRKADTIVVEEIKKANLYDKIWQSFAVLLPVKSVGVMGDERTYENVAALRIVDSLDGMTADWVKIPYDLLGLISSRIINEVEGINRVVYDISSKPPSTIEWE
- a CDS encoding IMP dehydrogenase — translated: MIDNKIIEGLTFDDILLLPQESDVLPKDVNISTKLTQSIDLNIPIISAAMDTVTDSRLAISIAREGGLGIIHKNMSIEEQALEVEKVKKSESGMIADPITMDPEQKIYEALEVMRKFSISGLPITKNGKLVGILTNRDLRFETNLGQKIEDVMTKENLVTAPVGTPLEEAKKLLHKNKIEKLLVINDNYELKGLITIKDIEKAIQYPHSCKDNLGRLRTGAAVGPANDRDERIQALLNVGVDVICIDTAHGHSQNVVNAVRGVKQIFPSIQLIAGNIATGEAAEALIKAGVDAIKIGVGPGSICTTRIVSGVGVPQVTAIMESQKIANKYNIPIIADGGIKYSGDIVKALALGACSVMIGSLFAGTEESPGETILYQGRSYKLYRGMGSIGAMKKGSKDRYFQSHEDNDVKLVPEGIEGKVPYRGSLSSSIYQLIGGLRSGMGYIGAKNLQELREKSRFVKITQAGLKESHVHDVIITKEAPNYRLD
- a CDS encoding GTPase HflX, which encodes MEDYFIKVYGKLTGLKKSQISQLEKLYRKKIQANQIITFELAETIAEISHEINKEVAIIINRRGQIINITVGDASSISLPKFKNVREGISRLCGLRCIHTHPDGSSKLSKLDLTALAGYRFDAIAAIGVDPESKFSKKFGDNPKFADSIEIAHLVPGKDEAGNLWRIIGPTTVRKASLEDFEKQLEEIEYEFSKSDSLIISSDEERAILVSLQTQELSDFQTKDSLFELSQLAITAGAEVLGEVVQKKATPDSATYIGSGKAKEIALLVQEKAANIVIIDDELLPRQQKTLEDIIGVKTIDRTELILDIFAQRAKTREGKLQVELAQLKYLYPRLVGAGLSLSRQGGGGIGGGIATRGPGETKLEIDRRRIREKINILEAEVEQIKAQRNYQRRQRQANKVPVVSIVGYTNVGKSTLLNALSDSDVLVENKLFATLDPTIRKIKLPDLSTALLTDTVGFIQRLPTSLVAAFRATLEETSQADVIVHVIDPIHPACNEHIDTVYEILVELNAYDKPIITVINKSDLIKDESVLDELLDKVPNPVTISALNRKGFGKLLIKIQQILAEQKTPELRT